In the Ictalurus furcatus strain D&B chromosome 13, Billie_1.0, whole genome shotgun sequence genome, TTTAAACTACCAGGGATTtgtaacatgtttatttaacctCACTCACTGGTTGATCCACTGTACAGATTCTGAACCAGTGGTCCATTTGGCTGCAGTGCATGATGGGGTTGCCAGTCAAGAGaataaagaagagaagaaacagGATGGAAAGGACCCCAAGGAAGGAGATGGAGACAAGATGGAAGGTAAGTCAGTTTTTCCATTTGAGCGATCAGATGCAGCTGACCTTGCACAAAAAACCTGTGACCAGGTTTTATAGAAAGAACAATTTGTTTGTAATGAGTGGAATAAGGTTTAATAAGAGGAACCCGTGTTGTCATTTTTACTGTCCTTTATTTTGGGCCTTCACAGATTATTTCCAAGAGTTTGGAACTAATTGCAGGTTACTCTgtaaaaatgtatgtgtaagAGTTTGGTTATATccatatatgtattttattggtttttaatCAGCACACTCCTATGATTGTGTTAACCTGCAATAGTCAATAGTCAGTTCTTATTCAATTTCTTGTTCCTGATATAAGCTATTTTCTGAAGTCAGTGCAAGCTGACCCTGCATGACGTGTTTTGCTTTatcatgatgaaatatcatgaAAAAGCACAGTGAATCTTACTTCTGTTGCTTTTGCTTGGCTTGATTTTTATTAAGGCACACTTAAGGCACTCtttgctctgtctctttctgtctcttgctcCACTGCTCTGTTGTGCCACGGACTCCTACCACAGTGATTAAAAAGATCGTTGCAGGTATGAGGCTCTCTAGCCTTTGACATCTAACACGCTATGTTTGACAATAGCACCTTAGACACCTACTGTTAACACTACACTATATCCTTTCTTTCTATATCCTTTCTTAAACATCTTGTTTTCAGTTTTCCTGTGTTTATGGCTACTGCTTCTGAAAGCACACTGATTCAAATAACAACCAGCTGATCttgatgtggttttttttttttttttttttttttttttttaataaaagatgtTCACAGTGGAAATGCAGAATATTTAATACAGATTGATTAAGTAATCTTTAATAGAATGCATAAATGCTTGCACTGATATCACTTAACACTAATCATCTAGTTCATTTCCATAGATCATAAattcaaataattattaatcattttactCAGCTCTATAATACTAATAGCTGATCATTGTGACTGTAAATGTCTCTGAATGTCTCTTATGTTGTCTTTTCCTCAGAGGGAGTGCTGGACCATGCCGTGCTACTGCAGGTGATCAAAGAACAGCAAGAGCAACAGAAGAGGTTGCTGGACCAACAGGAGAAACTCCTCGCTGTCATTGAGGAACAGCACAAAGAGATCCATCAGAAaaaggatgaagaggaggaacCCAAAGCTGCAGGTCAGTTggaagacccccccccccccccaccgatAATTCCTGGGATTTCATTCTATAGGACTACATCTACTAAAAGCCCCAACACTAAGATGgtgtgaaaaaatgttttgaaaatggGCATAGCTTATGTATGTACAGTGGAGTCCAAAAGTTtgagaccactagtgaaaatgcttctgttttgcattattttctaatttaatacaattatcattacaaattatattattgacaacaactgGAGTGAAAGTTGCATGGAGAGTGAATAGTGATGAGTTTTCTGTTTCATCGTATGCGTGTTTTGTAATTTTGggagtgtaaagcactttggtcaactTGTGTTGTTTTTAGATGTACTATAGAAGTAAATGTTGATTGATTGAAAAgtagaatattttaaatgtttacatgaatTTGGTATTTGGTAATGTTATGAAATTGGGATTATTTGGTTTGTCACTtctttgctttaatgacagtgtgcactcgagctagCATGGACACTCCAAGTTTGgatcaaaaactgaaaaaatgatccattttagatcaaatccatctgAGTGTCATCTGGACACAcacttcaatagaagagattaggcatgaggaaaatttgaccttttgtacaaagccgTTAATATGGTCagtatcacacatttgcttacaaTAGAGTAATTGTAAATattcaacttttattttttgttttaaatatttaaacattctaaaaccttctgttaatttccaattttaaaagaaaaaaaaatatcccagattttcaatgtggtcacAAACATGTGGAgcccactgtatgtgtgaatgcagTACAATAAGTATCATATGCTGCATTTAGGTGATGCTGCAGTTGACGTGGGTGAAATAGTGCAGCAACAACATGACCCAGTGGATGAAGACAGGAAGGTGAAAACCCCAGAACAGAGCTCAGACCACCATAAAGAACCTGAGAAGCTCGCACCTGTAGCTGACGCTCAAAAGCAACAAGTGAAAGACCCGGTTCTCATCCCAGCACAAGATGAACCAAAACAGGAGAAACAGCCTCCACAAGTAGCAGTGCATGTAGATCTAGACTTGCAGAAAGACCTTGGGGCACGAGGGGTGCCATTACGCGAGCATCAGCCTGACCCTCCTAAAGATAAGCAGACCAGGCAAGGAGACCTTGAAGAACGTCAGCCAGAAGATATCGccaaggaggaggagagagtaagacagaggTTAGCCCAGCTTGAAGTTGAGAAAGAACGACTTGAAAAggaaagattggaaaaagagaGGCTTGAGAAGGAAACCTTGGAGAAAGAGAGGCTCGAGAAGGAAAAGTTGGAGAAAGAGAGGCTCGAAAAGGATATATTGGAGAAAGAGAGGCTCGAGAAGGAAAGGTTGGAGAAAGAGAGGCTCGAAGAGGAAATGTTGGAGAAAGAGAGGCTTGAGAAGGAAAGGTTGGAGAAAGAGAGGCTGGAAGCAGAGAGGTTGAAACAAGAGAAGGACAAGCTTGATCATGAACTTGTGAAGCAGGCTGAGAATGAGCAGAAGTTGatggaaaagagggaaaaactGGTCCAGCTGCAGCAGATAATTGACAGTCGAGACACCAATCAGAATGAGGTCATCGATAAAAAACATCAAGTACCTCAACCTCTGAAGAAAGGAGGCAGGGATTTAAAGGAGAATTTGGATCCTCAAGAAGAGGATCTTCAGAAAGAACAGAAGAGCAGAGAGGAGGGAGTGATGGACCTGAGAAGGCGACGCAGGGCTCTGGGAGCTGAGGAGAGACGAGTGCCTGGACTGGAACCTCTGCTGGAACTTGGAGGGTCAGACCTCCATGCAGCACTTGAGGCTCAGCTGCTGGCTGGAGCTGTGATCCATTCCCGCCAGATTAAACAGATTTCACACCAGCAAAACACAGATGAGTAGTTTTTCACCTAGCAGTATGCTGAATACATAGACATGAACATATGCACATGGTTCATTCATCTTATGCCCATACGATAAAATGCTGGATCAGCCACTAAGTTTAAATCCAGGACTAACATTTATTCAAATTGTGTACATCCACACTGAAGGATATGTTTAATCTGCAGCTAGACAGTGTTGGGGTTTCGTTATTTCCTTATTTACTATTGTACTTTTGTAGCTTTCTTGGGGACTCTCCTCCCGAGATCTGCCTTTCTAAACAGCGAATTCTGTAATCTCTTATCCACATTATAAAAACTAACCTGCAAGAATATCAAACCACCCACCAAAAATGGGCAtgttaaatatttctgtttgctttATATAATAAGGATTAATGCCAAGGTGCCAGATTTGTTCGCCTGTATTGGAAATGTCCGTGCAAATAGTGTATTTTAACTCGCATTTGTTAAAATGCTGAAAAATTTCTGGTATCACATGGCTGATTTGTGTACATGGTCATTGGATATTCTGTGGTCATCTGAAGGTAAGTAGTGTTTGTTACAATTCTCTTGAAATTTATTCGCAGCAGGTCAATTTTGAACCATTAAACTTCCAAAGTTTCCATAAACATCCCTAAAATGATAAGCGTTCCTATACTTTCATTTGAATGAAAGCTGAGTGTGACGTCCAGTTTTGAAGGATTTTCTACAAAGTAAAGAGCTCAAGTTTTAATTGAAACTAGCCTAAATAGATGTATACACAAACGTGCCAGAATTCCAGTAGCTGCAGGGACACGTTAGTCATGTTCTTTCTCTTCACATTCATTCCTCTGCTGTGTGGTTTGGGTGGCATTCAGTTATATCAATTCACTCAGACTGTCCCCATCAATCCATTAATGTTGTGTTATTTATACGAGGTCAGGACTCGATCCATTTCTCGTATCTTTTGTGTAGCCAGGATTCCAGGTCTTTTGAGCTTACTTCTAATATCAGCTTATGCTAAGCAAATTTAAAGGCTTAGCTAAAAGcaaatgtgtataaaatgtcttttgaaGATGTAtacgatatggccaaaagtatgtggacacatgaccgTCATacctatatgtggttcttccccaaactgttgccacatagTTGGTAGCACACAGCTGTATAgcatgtctttgtatactgtagcattacaatttctcttcactggaactaagagccccaaacatgttccagcatgataatgcccctgtacacaaagcgagttCCTTgatgacatggtttgccaagtttggagagGAGGGATTCGAGCGGCCTGCACAGatctctgacctcaaccccactgaagaccttggggatgaactggaatgactACTGCACCCCAGGCCGCCTTATCCAACATCAAtacctgacttcactaatgctcttgtgactgaatgagcaaatccccacagccatgctatacaaatatagcgtaaagccttctcagaagagttgAGGTTAATATAACTGCAAAAGGGGATcaagtctggaatgggatgttttcTCTCAGCTGTCAGTCGTGTCTGACTTTGATGCAAGTACAGTAAGTGTGATGGCCTATTTAtaagcacatataggtgtgatggtcaggtccacaaacctttggccatgtGGTGTACATGAGTAATAGACTCAAGGACCAAACACTGTTAAAGAACCCAAGTTGCCAGCTTTTGTTTCTTGATTACGTTATTTTTGGGTAATATATCTGGTCAGCATTTAATTGCTAACCAATGTCATTCAACTCAGTTGGAGATAAAGACTAAAGACTTGAAGATAAAGCCTAAAGTTATTCCGTCTCCTAGTGCTCCATTCTGTGATGGGCAGTAAGCAATGACCATAAGTAAAACCTGCTTGGGGCTCAATCCATGATTTGAATACGAATGTTTGCAACTCAAGCACTTTGTTAATGCTTGtagaaagacaaaagaaaatgaagttTACAAAAGCACAACTCCAAAAAAGTAATGTCCATGAAAGGTTttatagaaatgtttatttttctaggCCTACcagattataatttattatatatatttttttaaaaactccttTTTGGAGtgactgtgtttaaaaaaaggtacAGAAGAGCTACACCAACTGGCAATAGTTAGTTCACACTTGTTggtggttggtttttttttggtttgtttgtttgttgtttttcgcTTGATTCGTGTCAACGTAtagatttttgtgtgtttgttgatCGTTCTCTTGTTCTACATTCCTTGCTCTTACCTAAAACTATTTAATGTGTCTTGTGGGTGTCACACATTttgacagtgagtgtgtgacatttttgcattttccatctTTTCCTCTGTAGGTTTGTGGTTTGACTGTGTtgttataattttgtttttctggcCCATTTTTAGGGTTCATTCTTTTAACAGTGCTCATATGTATTTAGTGTTCAGGTCTGCTAAAGCTTGTTATGCTGTTGTAAGTTCTACAGCCTGTAAATTTATCAGATTGAACCTGCTGTTTCCGATGTTTGAGTATTgaaaacttgttttgcagaggATATACACATGAATGACATACCATATTCTCTCAGGtggtaataaaaatgttaaataaatcttgTTTCAGCAGTGaagtttatttatgtttatggttCAGTGCAGTGTATTTGTTAGGCATTGTAAAACGTGCTTTATATGTTACATTATGATGTTTTATtatacttataccacagcaattctccaacaattacattttttgtttattaaacaatgacgtcattatttttgtctatttagttagatttaatgttgtgaaaccaTAGCAAACATTATACATCTTTCTTTGTTAAAGAACACTTGAGAAATCTGTGTATTGTTAGGCTTAAAATATATCATATAGCTGTAATGCTTTGATATATCGTAGAATTATGTAAGAAACATTGTCCCACCTTCCTCTTCATGAAGAAAATTCACAGAGACTGAAGCCTTGTGGGATTTAAATAATGTTGCTTCCCACAAGTTCACAATAGCTATAATTAATTTGCTATATtgaatacatttacaaactTTACTCTTACTCATGATGTACTGATGCACGAGTCATTGAATGGAACAAACGCTTCAAATTTCTCAGTGTTAAATCCTATAACATCATTGTAAATGTATCTAAATATAATTTTAGTgcaatttttttgcttttttgttccAATAATTGCACATAATGGCACAAAAAAGACCTTCAAAAAAATGTTCCCATGTAAGAAATTAATGTAGCGTTCACATTGTTTTGGGACATTATTATTGTGCCTCAGTAATGAAGGAAAACTGTAGTAGTCGATATCTTGACAAAAGAAAAGcgtaattaattaaataaatctgcTTCATTCAACCATTAAACTTAATAAACTAAGTTTGGTAGCAACTATTTTCACAGGGCCAGATCCttttaattaacaccttcttACTCCACATGAAGACAAGCAAtgtttcagtgctgtgttttTCAAACGTACATCAAGCAGTGTTACACAGTACCCCAACTTTAGctgtaaacatttataaagcagAGTCTGTTGTAAATTCTCTAATTGGCTGTTGGGATTGTACATTGGTCCCAAGTCATTAGTGACTTGGACTTTATGGCCACCCCATCAATTAACATGTGGATAACAAGACTGTGGGTTCTTGAGCAGGGCGTCAGTAACACCAGTGCAGCCTAGGTTTCCATATGTGCAGACCTGTGTTGCGTGTGTGCTTTCAGGGTGTGTGTGACATGAAGCTCATGGCAAAACATTAATCAAGCCTTTTATGTTTATCATCTGTTCTCACTGAGCCAGGACCAGTTCTTCAGAGCTCTATCTTTCTAACGTGTCTCTTCATAACAGCTCTGAGATCAGGAGTGAAGGCCAGGTTGTACCACCCTTACTGCCATAACACACCTCATTACTCATCCGGCCTGATTCTGCTTCTACAGCCACTCAAACTCcacagcactctctctctctctaaagcaAATGAATAGTCTGCTTCTGGTTCCCTCAAGTCTTTTATCCACATCTTGATCTAATCTATTAAATCACACTAGAtaatagagacagaaagagtgtgTGGTAGAACAACCTATCCATACATTACTGCAGCAGCATAGAAAACCACACTGCAGGAAAATTTCCCTACACAACCACTTCTCACTGATCACACAAAACCTAAGCCATAtagatcatttatttttatgcatCAATACAATAGCAACATTAGATTTTGAGATGCATGTCCATACACTATTCAGAAATTTAAATAACACATCTCAGATGATGATGgttacaaatataataataatttttaaaaaaaaaaacaccaccacattaACAACAGGGAGGCAGTTTGATCCGAAGTGcaggttattgtctgtgtggagtttcgtatgttctccctgtgtccatatgggtttcctctgttTTCCTTCCGTCGTCCAAAAACATGCTCTGGTGCACTGGCTTTGCTAAACTGCACCCcatttgaatgtgtgtgcatcaaAGAAAGGCTTAAAATCCACcatgaccttgaccaggataaagcacttagtgaagatgagtgaatgaacaGATCAACAGCAAGTATTTATCCAACAAAGTAGTATGTCCAGGCTTGAATTCTTCCTCTACTTCAACGCCTGATTTGCCTGCAAAGAAAATTGAATTCATTAGAATTCTGATTAAAATTAATCTTCAGCTGTACTTTGTCATTTAATTAGACAgggagatacacacacacatatatatatataattttatattatatacacacacacaaacacccacacagtgccctccattaatattagCACagctacatcaccacaagttgtttggaagggtttcaagaaaaaaacctgtactctcatccaaaaacaaactcaagagtcttcagtttgccagacattactggaacttcaaatgggaccgggttctatggtcagatgaaaccaaaatagagctttttggcaataaacaccagaggtggttttggcgcacacaaaGAGGGAGCCATagggaaaagtacctcatgcccacagttaaatatgggggtggctctttaatgttttggggctgtttttctgccagaggacctggacattttgtttaacagatattaaatgaaaacctgactgcctctgcaagaaagcttcaaatgggccatggttggatcttccagcaggacgatgatccaaaacatacatcaaaatcaacactaaatggtttactgaacacaaaatcaaggtcctgcaatggccatcccagtcccctgacttgaaacccatagaaaacctgtgggatgaactgaagaggacagtccatcagcatggacctcaaaatttgaaggatctgtagagattctgtatggaggaatggtctagattccttgccatgtattctccaacctcatcaggtattataggagaagactcagagctgttatcttggcaaagggaggtagctaaaagggtgccaataattgttgcacacctatatttaacacacacacacattatatatatatatatatatatatttggattttgaagtttgcaattgtttgatatccatgagagcagagtatttttgtgaaattttttaaacaaaatatcaaaatgttaaacaataacaacaatttttcacagccgtctttgctcatatttaccaagggtgccaatattagtggagggcactgtacacacacactaatcaaccataccattaaaaccactaaAAGGTGACATGACTAACATTGATTATCCTGTTACAATGGcatctgtcaaggggtgggaaaTATTAGTTGTAGTtcatgtgttggaagcaggaaaaatgggcgtgtaaggatctgagtgattgtgacaagggccaaattgtgctGGCTAAACGACTGgttcagagcatctccaaaacagcaggtttgGAAGTAGGTCAGTAAGttagtaagtatgtaagtatgtcAGTATGTTAGTTAGTATAGCAGTATAACTAACAGCGTTTATGAAGCAGGTCTTCAGAGCTTCAAACTCTTTGAGGCACAAATCTTTCTTCAGCTCCTGTTTGCCTGATGTAGTAGATACCACACATTTACCATAAGCAGCTGCCTACAACACAAAGAGTTCAGAGAAGCACAGTGAGGTTACACATCtaaaggttttcatttcaacttTGGTATTTAGTCGATGAACTGTGTCTCATGGTTTCATTTACCTCTACTGAGCACCGGGCTAACAGCTCAGGGAATCTCCTCATCCGCTCCCGGCTACTGGTCCAAACGTTTCTCCCTGACATGACTGGTAACACGCGAAGGTCCCGCCTCCTACACTGCGATTGGCTGATAATTCATACTCAAAAGCATATCACCAATCGGAAAATATGTTAACCATGACGTCTCTAATTCCGCAGTAGATGCTATGCTACAGCTTTAACCAAAGTGAGCTGACTAACTGCATGTTATGTTTGATTAATAATGATGATTCACAATTGTATTGCGATTTAATCGATTACGAATTTACATAGTGTCTTTACAAAGGTAAAAATCgtcacaaaaatgtttttttatcaCAAAGTATATGAGCCTACAAACAAAATCTGAAAGACATAACCCTCTACAAGTGCAGCGCCATATTTGTGACCCTTGACCCAGTGACGCACTTCAGGATTGGCTTAATGCTTTATTCAAGTGCTCCTCGGATTCTCGGATGCCATAGTTACTATGGCAGAGTACCTAAATGTGAAGCTGTAATTGtgagggtttcttttttttcagtcaacTGCACCGCTAGTTAACTAGttcatttatatgaaatatttcGGTATTCTTGGCATCGTGTTTGAGTTTACTGTTAAAATGTGCAACAGCAGTTACAGATATAAGTCGGTGAGTATGGCATTAATCACCCACATAGAAAACTGACACTGCATTTGCTCTGCTATGATGTGAGTGTGAAGGATAGTAACCAGTCAGAAATTATTTCTGAGAATCATATCACTTGTTACAGTGATAACTTTTAGGTCAGGAATTCGAATACAAAAACTTTTAGAGCACTTGAAGTGAGCATTACTGTCCTACCCGGATTCAGACAAATCCCACCTCCTGCGCTATGATTGGTTTATAATAAACTCTCGCAAAACCTGACCTATAGTGTGAATCAGAATTACTAACCAATCCTAGCACAGAAAGTGAGACTTGTGTGAATACGGGTGGGAAAACattgggttcccttttgagtctggtttccctcgaggtttcttcctcatggaGTTTTccctcgccaccggcttgctcaaaaTGGATAAATTCAcatatttaaaatctgtatcctgtgtttatgtttctgtaaagctgctttgagacaatgtccattgtaaaaaagctctatacaaatacaattgaattgaattaaaaacgTCATAAGCGATTGCTCAAGTTCCTTAACGACCCTCCCCTTTGAATTAACTTCTGTTTGCTTATTGGTAAGCTCTGATGCGGACGTAAAAGCGTCGGACCAATGAAATGCAATACAGGAGAAGCGTAGCTGTGAGTGTGGTGTGACAGTGCACGGTGATTCGGCCTGACCCAGACGGCAATGATACACAGACACGGGAACAACCCGAGAGCGGTAACAAATGGCTACATTAATGGAGCGATTGGCTTTCTTGCAAAAAGTAGGTGTTATACATTGTAATTCGTGTGGAAATGTAGTTGAAACAAGTTTGTGTTTTGCctggaaatgttttatgtaaGGTGTTTATCCATAGATAAGTAGCTAGCACGCTCCTGATGTAGATATGAAGGTTTCCCTGTCCAGGCCAGTTCATTATAATAGACTTTAAGCTTTAACTAGGTGTGTTAGATTGGATGAGAAAGCTGTGTGTGGTTTCTTCTGACCCTCTTGTGTTTCTTCAGATGCCGACTCTTATGAAGGCGACAGCAGATGACGAAGCGCCCTGTCCTGGATACCTCTTTGAGGAAATTAGCAGTATCCTTTTCCAGCAATGTTGTAGAGCTGTGTTTACAATAACTGCTTtcaaataaagctcttaactttCAAAACATCCCAGAAATTTCCCATGAGTCACCGGGCTGCTGCCAGTGTCTTCTTGAATACCTTCTGGAGCGGCTGCAGGTTGAGTCCTGTCATGTCAAACTGAAGGTGAGGGGAAGACCTCATGGACAAGCAGGGCTGGGTGATACAGTTAAAAATGTATCACGATATAAAGTTTCATATCATTCGGTATTGATaaatttgaatcttttttttttttttaaacaaggacCTGTAGGGAAAAAAGGTTTGCATTTAaccagtttttttattttatttttaatttacccactttattaaggcaaacaacaaataattttatctttaacagtcaaaaacaaCCTATAATTTGAACATATtttatgaagattaaataagtgttaaagaaactcttgaacttaataaattaaatgtgtgCAATGTAAAAGGCAAACTTTAACAGAGATCAATATCGCATTATAGCACTCCTGGTGCTCTGGTTTGTGCTCAGCCTGTTAGCATAGTTAGCCTAGTTAGCCTAGCCTTGTATAAAACTTCCAGATTAACACTTATTTCCGGATAACGATGCGGTCCGCGTCTGACGAGTCGAGGTCCTGCTCTGAGGACTCTGATTGTCCTCCCCAGAgctgacattttaacagaaaacactCGCTGTTCAGAGTCACACGCGTTGTGTACACGTGCGGAGCATTGCGTGCGTGCACTACAAGTCTCTCGCAGCTCGTTTCTCCGTACTTGGCTGGGACAGTGTTTTTGCAAAGCTTTTTCTGCTGTGTCCCATAAGCATGAAGAATACGCCAAAGTCTGTCGCTGTGGATGCTGTCAAAAGCTTTTTCAAAATCCACAAAGTTGATGTTTAATTGCCTTTGCCATTCTGTGCACTGCTCAATGATGTTCCGTGGAGAAAATATCTGGTCAATGCATCCATCCTCTGTTCTTTCGGAATCCGGATTGTTTTTCTGAGGCAGACGATAAACAAGTTTTCTGAGTTTTTTTATCGACTGCCTGTGAGATTCGATGGATTAATAATCTTTGTCAGGAATTGGCTTGGGGTAGACAGAAGAGTGATTCCTTGCCAGTTGTTCAGGGCGCCTTTCTTTGGAATCTTTATAATGACACCTTTTTGTCCAGTCATCTGGAATATTCTTTCCCTCCCAAATGGCAGTAAAAAGTGGCTGTAGTGCTTGTGCTGTGAACCCTGGATCTGTCTTGAAGAGTTCTGCTTTGAGGTTGTATTGTcctgaggttttttttcattcttgagATGTCTCTTAGCTGCAAGGAAATCAGCACTTTACATGGGCAGGAATAACAGCCACGATTCAATGGTCTTTCCCAGCCAATAACTCCATGATTTGTTTGTCAGCTTTCTaaagcatgcttttttttttttcttgttctgttcTCTGTCCAAGGTTTTGAAGATCCTGCTGCATCTCTGTGGCCACAGTCCTCCACACTTTGTCACAGAGCTGAGGCGAAATGCCACATTCATCCAGGAAGTAACAGGTAAGGAGTTTCCACATGCATCTAAAACCATTCTGCATACGAACGCATGCATAAATTTTTTCTACAGTGTAAAGATTTTGAATAGGAGAATCTTTGAGAAATGTTGCTTTATCGACAACATCAGTCTGGATTACTCTTTTACATATTTAGTTTTCGAGCTTCAACTTCCCTTAAGTTACAGCTACAGGATCAgaatgggtttttttatttttatttatttttttaatataaattctcCCAAGTGGCACAAAAAAGCTTACCCTTACCATTCAGAGATcacaagtttgaatcctgaAGATGCCACAGGAATCCATGGCCAGGAGCCAAGAGAGCAGAATTGGGCATGCACAGGGACACTAGCGAATCGTatgcatctgtgagctcatgtatgtggaagagggcaaaTA is a window encoding:
- the ndufaf8 gene encoding NADH dehydrogenase [ubiquinone] 1 alpha subcomplex assembly factor 8, whose amino-acid sequence is MSGRNVWTSSRERMRRFPELLARCSVEAAAYGKCVVSTTSGKQELKKDLCLKEFEALKTCFINAANQALK